The following are encoded together in the Thermodesulforhabdus norvegica genome:
- a CDS encoding ribonuclease J — MSSDKHLTVVALGGFGEIGLNMMALELGDSIIVVDAGLMFPEEDMFGIDAVIPDFTYLRERYQLIRALIVTHGHEDHIGAVPFFAQEFRVPIYGTTFTLALIREKLREHNLLNRTDLRTIKAEDVIEIGPFKVEPFRVCHSIPDGVGLIIHTPYGPIVHSGDFKLDHTPVDGKRLDVEKLSRATEGRTLLLLSDSTNVEREGYAPSENHIARTLAQIFSESSGRLIFAVFASNIHRIQQIVDIASLHGRKVLFHGKSIQSNVRMASELGYLNLTEAELISLKDLATVPDHQVVMITTGSQGEPMSALTRIAFGDHKWIKIKPGDTVVLSSKFIPGNERTIHNLINHLYRRGAEVIYEKIRDIHASGHAYREELKWLISMVKPRYFVPIHGEYRHLVMHRRIAISMGIPEDRCFIMEDGDTLIIGNGCARLGSKVPFGRIFLDGKGVGDIAGPVLRDRKHLAEDGLVIVSLVIDQEYGGILSGPDVFSRGFISEEMNPEILQAAQCLILELFDQYMEEGVKPEVGELQREIRKQLKKFFHKILGRRPVIYPVIAEV; from the coding sequence GTGTCCTCGGATAAGCACCTCACAGTGGTAGCTCTAGGCGGCTTTGGCGAAATCGGCCTCAACATGATGGCCCTCGAACTGGGCGATTCCATTATCGTCGTCGATGCCGGGCTTATGTTTCCCGAAGAAGATATGTTTGGTATTGATGCGGTTATCCCTGATTTCACATATTTGAGAGAACGTTATCAGCTGATACGGGCTCTTATTGTAACTCACGGCCATGAGGACCACATCGGTGCGGTTCCTTTTTTTGCCCAGGAGTTCAGGGTTCCGATATACGGCACAACTTTTACCCTTGCGCTCATCCGTGAGAAACTGCGAGAGCATAATTTGCTGAACCGCACCGATCTACGGACCATTAAGGCAGAGGACGTTATAGAAATAGGCCCTTTCAAGGTGGAACCTTTCAGGGTATGCCATAGCATACCGGACGGGGTTGGGCTGATCATACATACCCCTTATGGTCCCATAGTGCACTCCGGCGATTTTAAACTGGATCACACACCTGTGGACGGTAAAAGGCTTGACGTTGAAAAACTGAGCAGGGCAACGGAGGGTAGAACCTTACTCCTGTTATCGGACTCGACGAATGTGGAGCGAGAGGGCTATGCCCCGTCGGAAAATCATATTGCCCGAACTCTTGCACAGATTTTTTCGGAATCTTCCGGCAGACTTATATTCGCCGTCTTCGCAAGCAATATCCATAGAATTCAGCAAATAGTCGATATCGCTTCATTGCACGGCAGAAAGGTTCTTTTTCACGGTAAATCAATACAATCAAATGTTCGCATGGCCAGCGAGCTTGGTTATTTGAACCTCACCGAGGCCGAGCTTATTTCTCTAAAGGATCTGGCAACTGTTCCTGACCATCAGGTGGTTATGATTACAACGGGAAGTCAGGGTGAGCCCATGAGTGCCCTGACCCGCATAGCCTTTGGAGACCACAAGTGGATCAAAATTAAACCGGGTGACACGGTTGTTCTGTCCTCCAAGTTCATACCGGGAAACGAGCGTACCATACATAATCTTATAAACCATCTCTATCGCAGGGGTGCCGAGGTCATCTACGAAAAAATAAGGGATATCCACGCATCGGGTCATGCTTATCGGGAGGAGCTTAAATGGCTCATAAGTATGGTTAAACCCCGGTACTTTGTACCGATACACGGTGAGTATCGACATCTCGTCATGCATCGGCGCATTGCCATCAGCATGGGGATTCCGGAGGATCGTTGTTTCATCATGGAGGACGGAGATACCCTTATAATCGGTAACGGTTGTGCCCGCCTGGGCTCTAAGGTCCCCTTTGGCCGCATCTTTCTGGACGGGAAAGGTGTGGGAGATATTGCCGGGCCTGTTTTGCGCGATCGTAAGCATCTGGCGGAGGACGGTCTTGTAATTGTGTCGCTGGTGATAGATCAGGAGTATGGGGGAATCCTGAGCGGACCTGATGTATTCAGTCGAGGGTTTATATCCGAAGAGATGAACCCTGAAATATTGCAAGCTGCCCAGTGCCTGATTCTCGAACTGTTTGACCAGTACATGGAAGAGGGTGTAAAGCCTGAGGTCGGTGAGTTGCAAAGAGAAATAAGAAAGCAACTCAAAAAGTTTTTTCATAAAATACTGGGACGGCGACCCGTAATTTATCCGGTAATAGCAGAGGTATGA
- a CDS encoding lysophospholipid acyltransferase family protein, giving the protein MKIYIRTAIFYFVLVVSTIVLGVSALIVLFTTKNANLGHWHARLWGFIQLKAAGVRTIVRGREKIDTSRPYVYMPNHQSWFDIFVLLAHIPGQFRWLAKEELYRIPILGPAMRRIGYIPIDRSNRAKAIRSLEKAAEKIKEGTSVVIFPEGTRSPNGILLPFKKGGFMLAIQSGQPIVPISISGSYHVLPKGKWLIRPGTVTVTIHDPIATEEFDKSNRDSLMEKVRKAILSGLTPEEQGLKKAA; this is encoded by the coding sequence ATGAAAATCTATATAAGAACGGCGATTTTTTATTTCGTTCTTGTTGTTTCTACAATCGTCTTAGGAGTTTCTGCTCTAATAGTCCTATTTACAACAAAGAATGCCAATCTGGGGCACTGGCACGCCCGCCTGTGGGGGTTTATACAGCTCAAGGCCGCAGGAGTCAGAACCATCGTAAGAGGTCGCGAGAAGATCGACACCAGCAGGCCTTACGTTTATATGCCCAACCATCAGAGCTGGTTTGATATATTCGTACTGCTGGCCCACATCCCGGGCCAGTTCAGGTGGCTTGCAAAAGAGGAACTCTATCGAATCCCCATACTTGGTCCTGCAATGAGACGCATTGGCTACATTCCTATTGATCGATCAAATCGGGCGAAGGCAATTCGAAGCCTGGAAAAGGCAGCAGAAAAGATAAAGGAAGGCACATCTGTGGTGATTTTTCCGGAAGGCACGAGAAGCCCTAACGGAATCTTGCTGCCCTTCAAAAAGGGTGGTTTTATGCTGGCAATCCAGAGCGGGCAACCCATTGTTCCCATAAGCATAAGTGGGTCTTACCACGTGTTACCCAAAGGGAAATGGCTAATCAGACCGGGTACCGTAACCGTAACGATTCACGATCCGATAGCGACAGAGGAATTTGATAAAAGTAACCGTGACAGTCTTATGGAGAAAGTGCGCAAGGCCATTCTCAGCGGATTAACCCCTGAAGAACAGGGTCTTAAAAAAGCCGCATAG